One part of the Leucobacter triazinivorans genome encodes these proteins:
- a CDS encoding anti-sigma factor family protein, with protein MSDCGCDQAKANLYELLRGELCAEESAPIREHLAQCPDCRTEETVCIRLTEVVRRACEDERDSNCPPEELRNAILKNLRTAG; from the coding sequence ATGAGCGATTGCGGTTGCGACCAGGCGAAGGCCAATCTGTACGAGCTGCTGCGCGGCGAGCTCTGCGCCGAGGAGTCGGCGCCGATCCGCGAGCACCTCGCGCAGTGCCCGGACTGCCGCACGGAGGAGACCGTCTGCATCCGTCTCACCGAGGTGGTGCGGCGCGCCTGCGAGGACGAGCGCGACAGCAACTGCCCCCCTGAGGAGCTGCGGAACGCGATTCTCAAGAACCTGCGCACGGCGGGCTGA
- a CDS encoding sigma-70 family RNA polymerase sigma factor, which produces MSDTAAQARLEQRFSEEALPLLDQLYGAAMKMTRNPQDAQDLVQETFLKAYSAFASFTEGTNLKAWLYRIMTNSYINTYRKKQREPYLGVVEDLEDWQLGGAESTTAASARSAEAEAIDRTPATVVTDALNALPEDFRMAVYLADVEGFSYQEIADIAEVPIGTVMSRLHRGRARLRKALGEYASEQGVGKDTGTKSAKAAASARSTKSEEDAR; this is translated from the coding sequence GTGAGTGATACCGCGGCGCAGGCCAGACTGGAACAGCGCTTCTCCGAGGAGGCGCTGCCGCTGCTCGATCAGCTGTACGGCGCGGCCATGAAGATGACGCGCAATCCTCAGGACGCGCAGGATCTGGTGCAAGAGACCTTCCTCAAGGCGTACTCGGCGTTCGCCTCGTTCACCGAGGGCACGAATCTCAAGGCCTGGCTGTACCGGATCATGACGAACAGCTACATCAACACCTACCGCAAGAAGCAGCGCGAGCCGTATCTCGGGGTGGTCGAGGATCTCGAGGACTGGCAGCTGGGCGGTGCCGAGTCGACCACCGCCGCGTCGGCCCGTTCAGCGGAGGCGGAGGCGATCGACCGCACGCCCGCGACCGTGGTGACCGACGCCCTCAACGCGCTGCCGGAGGACTTCCGCATGGCCGTGTACCTCGCCGATGTCGAGGGCTTCAGCTACCAGGAGATCGCGGACATCGCAGAGGTGCCCATCGGCACGGTGATGAGTCGCCTCCACCGCGGCCGGGCCAGGCTGCGCAAGGCGCTCGGGGAATACGCGAGCGAGCAGGGCGTTGGAAAGGACACGGGAACGAAATCGGCGAAGGCGGCGGCATCGGCCCGGAGCACGAAGAGCGAGGAGGACGCGCGATGA
- the aroA gene encoding 3-phosphoshikimate 1-carboxyvinyltransferase: MLIAKMNQGKDGDEVRAGEGSAGAAELWPAPSADGPLSARVALPGSKSLTGRELILSALADGPGRLLDPLHSRDSALMIDALRALGTGIEEIPTESRTGSDLRISPADELTGSTSIACGLAGTVMRFVPPVAALALGPVAFDGDPYARKRPMRPVLDALRALGADIADEGRGALPFTVHGTGALRGGRVELDASLSSQFVSALLLSAPRFDEGVHVVHTGERLPSLPHIEMTIAALHARGVEVSSPAAGEWVVAPGPIRALDSRIEPDLSNAAPFLAAALALGGSVTVTGWPETTTQVGDQLRELLPAFGARAEREDDGSLTVTSAGALRGVRLHVPEAGELAPTLVGLAALAAHGTDGTDGEPSEITGIGHIRHHETDRIAALVTEICRLGGDAEELDDGIAVRPAALHGGVWHSYADHRMATTGALIGLRAPGVEVEDIASTSKTLPQFPQLWARMLGIEDPTLAQASPTPGGLSTGAFGALGFAGIAGGGEGGGLAETVAEHPSGDDLGLGDLLGGLDGSGDA, translated from the coding sequence ATGCTGATCGCGAAGATGAACCAGGGCAAAGACGGCGACGAGGTGCGCGCGGGCGAGGGGTCCGCAGGGGCCGCCGAGCTGTGGCCGGCTCCGAGCGCCGACGGCCCGCTGAGCGCCCGCGTGGCGCTGCCTGGCTCCAAGTCGCTCACCGGACGGGAGCTGATCCTCTCCGCCCTCGCAGACGGCCCCGGCCGACTCCTCGACCCCCTGCACTCCCGCGATTCCGCCCTCATGATCGATGCGCTGCGGGCCCTCGGCACCGGCATCGAAGAGATCCCCACCGAGAGCCGCACCGGCTCGGACCTGCGCATCTCCCCGGCCGACGAGCTCACGGGATCCACGTCGATCGCCTGCGGCCTCGCGGGAACCGTCATGCGCTTCGTGCCCCCCGTGGCGGCGCTCGCGCTCGGTCCCGTCGCCTTCGACGGCGATCCCTACGCCCGCAAGCGCCCGATGCGCCCCGTGCTCGACGCGCTGCGCGCGCTGGGCGCAGACATCGCCGACGAGGGGCGCGGCGCGCTGCCGTTCACCGTGCACGGCACCGGCGCACTGCGCGGCGGCCGGGTCGAGCTCGATGCGTCGCTCTCGAGCCAGTTCGTGTCGGCGCTGCTGCTCTCGGCGCCGCGCTTCGACGAGGGCGTGCACGTGGTGCACACGGGCGAGCGCCTGCCGAGCCTGCCGCACATCGAGATGACGATCGCGGCGCTGCACGCCCGAGGGGTCGAGGTCTCCTCCCCCGCCGCCGGCGAGTGGGTGGTCGCCCCGGGGCCGATCCGCGCCCTCGACAGCCGCATCGAGCCCGATCTCTCGAACGCCGCACCGTTCCTCGCCGCGGCGCTCGCGCTCGGCGGCTCGGTCACGGTGACGGGCTGGCCCGAGACCACGACCCAGGTCGGCGACCAGTTGCGCGAGCTACTGCCCGCCTTCGGCGCCCGCGCCGAGCGCGAGGACGACGGCTCGCTCACCGTCACGTCCGCAGGCGCACTCCGCGGGGTGCGCCTGCACGTGCCCGAGGCGGGCGAGCTGGCCCCCACCCTCGTCGGCCTCGCGGCGCTCGCCGCCCACGGCACAGACGGCACCGACGGCGAGCCGAGCGAGATCACGGGCATCGGCCACATCCGGCACCACGAGACCGATCGCATCGCGGCGCTCGTGACCGAGATCTGCAGGCTCGGCGGCGATGCGGAAGAGCTGGACGACGGGATCGCCGTCCGCCCGGCCGCCCTGCACGGCGGCGTCTGGCACAGCTATGCCGACCATCGCATGGCGACCACCGGCGCGCTCATCGGCCTGCGCGCGCCCGGAGTCGAGGTCGAGGACATCGCATCCACCTCGAAGACGCTGCCCCAGTTCCCGCAGCTGTGGGCCCGCATGCTCGGGATCGAGGATCCCACGCTCGCCCAGGCATCCCCGACCCCCGGCGGCCTGAGCACAGGCGCGTTCGGCGCGCTCGGATTCGCCGGCATCGCCGGGGGCGGCGAGGGCGGCGGCCTCGCCGAAACGGTCGCGGAGCACCCGAGCGGCGACGACCTCGGCCTCGGGGACCTGCTCGGCGGACTCGACGGATCCGGGGACGCATGA
- the rsgA gene encoding ribosome small subunit-dependent GTPase A, translating to MSWLAPDEDEDIPYGEYAEHEVRQRPNPKANRPRTKRRPEHSDAVVGMVTAVDRGRYTALVPAGSDPGHPDEHSVLAARARELRRTPIVIGDRVQLVGDTSGSEGSLSRIVGLEDRRTVLRRSADDSDRVERVMVANADQMLIVVAAADPEPRVRLVDRYLVAAYDAGIRPLICITKIDLADPEPFLAHFSALEVPVFRSAPGAWPLAQIRASLAGRTTVFVGHSGVGKSTLINALVPDADRATGHVNEVTGRGRHTSSSSVALRAATPRSAGGESGWVIDTPGVRSFGLGHVTSDGILRGFTDLAEIIDLCPRGCTHQDDAPDCELDAAVADGRLDAAGAARVESLRRLLK from the coding sequence ATGAGCTGGCTCGCTCCGGACGAGGATGAGGATATTCCGTACGGGGAATACGCCGAGCATGAAGTCCGGCAGCGTCCCAACCCGAAGGCGAACCGCCCGCGCACCAAGCGGCGCCCCGAGCACTCGGACGCCGTCGTCGGGATGGTCACCGCGGTGGACCGGGGTCGGTACACCGCCCTCGTCCCGGCGGGATCGGATCCCGGGCACCCCGACGAGCACAGCGTGCTCGCCGCCCGCGCGCGGGAACTGCGCCGCACCCCCATTGTGATCGGCGATCGCGTGCAGCTGGTCGGCGATACGAGCGGCTCGGAGGGATCGCTCTCCCGTATCGTGGGGCTCGAGGATCGTCGCACCGTGCTGCGCCGCAGCGCGGACGACAGCGACCGCGTGGAACGGGTGATGGTGGCCAACGCCGACCAGATGCTCATCGTGGTGGCCGCAGCCGATCCAGAACCGCGCGTGCGTCTGGTCGACCGCTATCTGGTAGCCGCCTACGACGCGGGGATACGCCCGCTCATCTGCATCACCAAGATCGACCTGGCCGACCCCGAACCGTTCCTGGCGCACTTCTCCGCGCTCGAGGTGCCGGTATTCCGCTCGGCGCCGGGCGCCTGGCCGCTCGCTCAGATCCGGGCGTCGCTGGCCGGCAGGACGACCGTATTCGTCGGCCACTCCGGGGTGGGCAAGTCGACCCTCATCAACGCGCTCGTACCCGACGCGGATCGGGCGACCGGGCACGTCAACGAGGTCACGGGGCGGGGTCGACACACCTCGTCTTCGTCCGTCGCGCTCCGCGCGGCGACCCCGCGCAGCGCCGGCGGCGAATCCGGGTGGGTCATCGACACCCCCGGCGTGCGCTCGTTCGGGCTGGGGCACGTGACGAGCGACGGGATCCTGCGCGGCTTCACCGACCTCGCCGAGATCATCGACCTCTGCCCGCGCGGTTGCACGCATCAGGATGACGCACCCGACTGCGAGCTCGACGCGGCAGTCGCCGACGGAAGGCTCGACGCTGCGGGTGCCGCACGGGTGGAGTCGCTGCGGCGTCTGCTCAAGTGA
- the bcp gene encoding thioredoxin-dependent thiol peroxidase, giving the protein MTERVILEPGQPAPDFSLQDQDGNTRSLADFRGEKVVLFFIPEAMTPACTKESCEFQESSDQLATAGYRVLGMSRDSVERLRRFADRDGLEYPFLSDPDAAVHRAYGAYGTKNSYGRIVEGVIRSTFVIDADGLIEHALTNIKATGHVARVLKLLGLDA; this is encoded by the coding sequence ATGACCGAACGCGTGATTCTCGAACCCGGACAGCCCGCACCCGATTTCTCGCTCCAGGATCAGGACGGGAATACCCGTTCCCTCGCCGATTTCCGAGGCGAGAAGGTGGTGCTGTTCTTCATTCCGGAGGCGATGACGCCGGCGTGCACGAAGGAGTCGTGCGAGTTCCAAGAGTCCTCGGACCAGCTCGCCACGGCCGGGTATCGTGTGCTCGGCATGTCCCGAGACTCAGTCGAACGCCTCCGTCGCTTTGCCGATCGCGACGGCTTGGAGTACCCGTTTCTCAGCGACCCCGACGCCGCAGTGCACCGCGCGTACGGTGCCTACGGCACGAAGAACAGCTACGGACGCATCGTCGAAGGCGTGATCCGCTCGACATTCGTGATCGATGCCGATGGTCTGATCGAGCACGCCCTCACCAACATCAAGGCGACGGGCCATGTCGCGCGGGTGCTGAAGCTCCTCGGCCTCGACGCCTAG
- a CDS encoding WhiB family transcriptional regulator, whose amino-acid sequence MDWREKAACLTVDPELFFPVGNTGPAVEQIERAKSVCARCTVTEMCLQYAMDTGQDSGVWGGLSEDERRALKRRAARARRAS is encoded by the coding sequence ATGGATTGGCGCGAGAAGGCAGCCTGCCTCACCGTGGACCCCGAGCTTTTCTTCCCGGTCGGGAACACCGGCCCGGCGGTCGAGCAGATCGAGCGAGCCAAGTCGGTGTGCGCGCGCTGCACGGTGACCGAGATGTGCCTGCAGTACGCCATGGACACCGGTCAGGATTCGGGTGTCTGGGGCGGTCTCAGCGAGGACGAGCGCCGCGCGCTCAAGCGCCGCGCAGCCCGCGCCCGTCGCGCGAGCTGA